From a region of the Zingiber officinale cultivar Zhangliang chromosome 4B, Zo_v1.1, whole genome shotgun sequence genome:
- the LOC121976720 gene encoding probable cinnamyl alcohol dehydrogenase 9 isoform X2 produces MEEQKQEEDVVGWAARDTSGVLFPFTFPKRHEVVGVVIEVGRAAHKFKSGDKVGVGYLAGSCFSCDSCEVGDENYCAEFVRSFNSSHPDGTKTFGGFAGSMVISERFAVKIPETMPLDKAAPLMCAGITVYAPMKRHGLDQPGLHLGVLGLGGLGHLAVKFGKAFGMRVTVISSTPDKEKEAIDALGADSFIVSSNEDQMKAARGTMDGIISTSSGALSLGTLITLLRVYGKLILVGSPNKPTELPTFGLISGGRSVAGSMIGGLKETQEMLDFAAEHRILPMVEVVGMNDVNDAMQRLARGDVRYRFVIDVANTICAT; encoded by the exons ATGGAAGAACAGAAACAGGAGGAGGATGTTGTCGGCTGGGCAGCAAGGGACACCTCTGGAGTCCTCTTCCCCTTCACCTTCCCAAAAAG GCATGAGGTAGTCGGAGTCGTAATTGAAGTAGGCCGCGCCGCTCATAAGTTCAAGTCCGGCGACAAGGTCGGCGTCGGGTACTTAGCCGGCTCCTGCTTCTCCTGCGACAGCTGCGAGGTCGGCGACGAGAACTACTGCGCGGAGTTCGTCCGCAGCTTCAACAGCTCCCACCCCGACGGCACCAAGACCTTTGGAGGATTCGCCGGCAGCATGGTGATCAGCGAGCGCTTCGCTGTCAAGATCCCTGAGACGATGCCCCTGGACAAGGCTGCGCCATTGATGTGCGCAGGCATCACGGTGTATGCGCCGATGAAGCGCCATGGCCTGGACCAGCCGGGGCTGCACCTGGGGGTCTTGGGGCTCGGAGGACTCGGCCACCTCGCCGTCAAGTTCGGCAAGGCCTTTGGAATGAGAGTCACCGTCATCAGCTCGACGCCAGACAAGGAAAAGGAAGCCATTGATGCCTTAGGAGCTGACTCGTTTATAGTCAGCAGCAACGAAGACCAAATGAAG GCTGCTCGTGGCACTATGGATGGCATCATCAGCACAAGTTCTGGTGCTCTCTCTTTGGGAACTTTGATCACCTTGCTCAGAGTGTATGGCAAGCTGATTTTGGTCGGCTCGCCAAACAAGCCGACAGAGCTGCCGACGTTCGGCTTGATTTCAG GAGGCAGGAGTGTAGCTGGGAGCATGATTGGGGGGTTGAAAGAAACACAAGAGATGCTAGATTTCGCGGCCGAACACCGCATATTGCCGATGGTTGAGGTCGTCGGAATGAACGATGTGAACGATGCGATGCAAAGACTCGCAAGGGGGGATGTGAGATACAGGTTCGTCATCGATGTGGCCAACACCATTTGTGCAACTTAA
- the LOC121976720 gene encoding probable cinnamyl alcohol dehydrogenase 9 isoform X1 gives MEEQKQEEDVVGWAARDTSGVLFPFTFPKRAMKSDEITLKVLYCGICHTDLSIIKNEWGNSIYPVVPGHEVVGVVIEVGRAAHKFKSGDKVGVGYLAGSCFSCDSCEVGDENYCAEFVRSFNSSHPDGTKTFGGFAGSMVISERFAVKIPETMPLDKAAPLMCAGITVYAPMKRHGLDQPGLHLGVLGLGGLGHLAVKFGKAFGMRVTVISSTPDKEKEAIDALGADSFIVSSNEDQMKAARGTMDGIISTSSGALSLGTLITLLRVYGKLILVGSPNKPTELPTFGLISGGRSVAGSMIGGLKETQEMLDFAAEHRILPMVEVVGMNDVNDAMQRLARGDVRYRFVIDVANTICAT, from the exons ATGGAAGAACAGAAACAGGAGGAGGATGTTGTCGGCTGGGCAGCAAGGGACACCTCTGGAGTCCTCTTCCCCTTCACCTTCCCAAAAAG GGCCATGAAGAGCGATGAGATAACCCTCAAGGTTCTCTACTGTGGAATTTGCCACACCGATCTTTCGATAATCAAGAACGAGTGGGGAAATTCAATATACCCAGTCGTCCCAGG GCATGAGGTAGTCGGAGTCGTAATTGAAGTAGGCCGCGCCGCTCATAAGTTCAAGTCCGGCGACAAGGTCGGCGTCGGGTACTTAGCCGGCTCCTGCTTCTCCTGCGACAGCTGCGAGGTCGGCGACGAGAACTACTGCGCGGAGTTCGTCCGCAGCTTCAACAGCTCCCACCCCGACGGCACCAAGACCTTTGGAGGATTCGCCGGCAGCATGGTGATCAGCGAGCGCTTCGCTGTCAAGATCCCTGAGACGATGCCCCTGGACAAGGCTGCGCCATTGATGTGCGCAGGCATCACGGTGTATGCGCCGATGAAGCGCCATGGCCTGGACCAGCCGGGGCTGCACCTGGGGGTCTTGGGGCTCGGAGGACTCGGCCACCTCGCCGTCAAGTTCGGCAAGGCCTTTGGAATGAGAGTCACCGTCATCAGCTCGACGCCAGACAAGGAAAAGGAAGCCATTGATGCCTTAGGAGCTGACTCGTTTATAGTCAGCAGCAACGAAGACCAAATGAAG GCTGCTCGTGGCACTATGGATGGCATCATCAGCACAAGTTCTGGTGCTCTCTCTTTGGGAACTTTGATCACCTTGCTCAGAGTGTATGGCAAGCTGATTTTGGTCGGCTCGCCAAACAAGCCGACAGAGCTGCCGACGTTCGGCTTGATTTCAG GAGGCAGGAGTGTAGCTGGGAGCATGATTGGGGGGTTGAAAGAAACACAAGAGATGCTAGATTTCGCGGCCGAACACCGCATATTGCCGATGGTTGAGGTCGTCGGAATGAACGATGTGAACGATGCGATGCAAAGACTCGCAAGGGGGGATGTGAGATACAGGTTCGTCATCGATGTGGCCAACACCATTTGTGCAACTTAA
- the LOC121978682 gene encoding mitogen-activated protein kinase kinase 7-like, with the protein MEVNAESYFPSPPLATSIVRHRRLPNADLALELPSRDFHGRRFLLPPLPLPSPPARSLSVGFSNDHPDFLLSDFNTLRVLGHGNGGTVYEVRHRRTAAVFALKMVRADVSLRHQVQREVDILRRTVGCRHVVRFHSLVRTPSADVALLLENMDRGSTDALLRRRGRRPFPELALAAVARQALLGLAELHSRQIVHRDIKPANLLVNSAGEVKIADFGVGKVLLRSLDPCDSYVGTCAYMSPERLDSVTYGADYDPYAADVWSLGLAVLELHQGHFPLLPEGVPPDWAALMVAICLGEAKGVLPEGAASDEFRAFIDCCLRKESGKRWSVAELLGHPFVSGADRDESKQALRDFLQDNSDESPVLKEPRKLGQIPPISIF; encoded by the coding sequence ATGGAAGTAAACGCCGAAAGTTATTTTCCCTCTCCGCCCTTGGCCACGTCCATCGTCCGCCATCGGAGGCTCCCGAATGCGGATCTCGCGCTCGAGCTTCCCTCCCGCGACTTCCACGGCCGCCGCTTCCTTCTCCCTCCCCTGCCGCTGCCGTCGCCGCCGGCTCGCTCTCTCTCCGTTGGTTTCTCCAACGATCATCCCGATTTCCTGCTCTCGGACTTCAACACGCTTCGGGTCCTCGGCCACGGCAACGGAGGTACCGTCTACGAGGTTCGCCACCGCCGGACCGCAGCCGTGTTCGCGCTCAAGATGGTCCGCGCCGACGTCTCGCTACGCCACCAGGTGCAGCGCGAGGTCGACATCCTCCGCCGCACGGTTGGATGTCGCCACGTCGTCCGATTCCACTCCCTCGTCCGAACTCCCTCCGCCGACGTCGCGCTCCTCCTCGAGAACATGGACCGGGGATCCACCGACGCACTTCTCCGCCGCCGCGGTCGCCGCCCCTTTCCGGAGCTCGCTCTGGCGGCCGTCGCTCGCCAGGCTCTCCTCGGCCTCGCGGAGCTGCACTCCCGCCAGATCGTGCACCGCGACATCAAGCCTGCGAACCTCCTCGTCAACTCCGCCGGCGAGGTCAAGATCGCCGACTTCGGGGTGGGCAAGGTGCTGCTGCGATCCCTCGACCCGTGCGACTCGTACGTCGGCACGTGCGCGTACATGAGCCCGGAGCGGTTAGACTCGGTCACCTACGGGGCGGACTACGATCCGTACGCGGCGGACGTGTGGAGCCTGGGGCTGGCAGTGCTGGAGCTGCACCAGGGACACTTCCCGCTGCTTCCGGAGGGGGTGCCGCCAGATTGGGCGGCGCTGATGGTGGCGATCTGCTTGGGGGAGGCGAAGGGGGTTTTACCGGAAGGGGCGGCGTCGGACGAATTCAGGGCCTTCATCGACTGCTGCCTGCGCAAGGAGAGCGGGAAGCGGTGGTCGGTGGCGGAGTTGCTGGGTCACCCGTTCGTGTCCGGCGCGGACCGCGACGAGTCGAAGCAGGCGCTCCGGGACTTTCTGCAGGATAACTCGGACGAGTCGCCCGTGTTAAAAGAACCGAGGAAATTAGGGCAAATTCCCCCAATTTCGATCTTCTAA